The Hyphomicrobiales bacterium genome has a window encoding:
- a CDS encoding Nitroreductase: MNDINEVEQAIRARRAIRAFRPDPVEPALVRRLIDLAAQAPSGTNMQPWKLRVVGPQARARLESALLAALDAGERPGVEEYRYYPERFREPYLSRRRKVGWDLYGLLGVARGDTEGMKRQTAANLRFFDAPVALMLTIDRDLEIGSWLDLGMFIQNLLIAAQGNGLDSCPQAIFAQFHPIVRRELAIPEEEVVVCGIAIGKADFDAPANRLVPEREAVESFTTWLD; encoded by the coding sequence ATGAACGATATCAACGAAGTCGAACAGGCCATCCGCGCACGCCGCGCCATTCGCGCCTTTCGGCCCGATCCGGTCGAACCTGCCCTCGTCCGCCGTCTGATCGATCTGGCGGCGCAGGCCCCTTCCGGCACCAATATGCAACCCTGGAAGCTCAGGGTGGTCGGCCCGCAGGCGCGGGCGCGGCTCGAAAGCGCGCTGCTCGCGGCGCTGGACGCGGGCGAGCGCCCCGGCGTCGAGGAATATCGCTATTATCCCGAGCGCTTCCGCGAGCCCTATCTCTCGCGCCGCCGGAAGGTCGGCTGGGATCTCTATGGCCTGCTCGGCGTGGCGAGAGGCGACACCGAGGGCATGAAGCGGCAGACGGCGGCAAACCTGCGCTTCTTCGATGCGCCGGTCGCGCTGATGCTGACGATCGACCGCGACCTCGAGATCGGCTCCTGGCTCGATCTCGGCATGTTCATCCAGAACCTGCTGATCGCCGCGCAGGGCAACGGCCTCGATTCCTGCCCGCAGGCGATCTTCGCGCAGTTCCACCCGATCGTGCGGCGCGAGCTCGCCATTCCCGAGGAAGAGGTCGTGGTCTGCGGTATCGCCATCGGCAAGGCCGATTTCGATGCCCCGGCCAACCGGCTGGTGCCGGAGCGCGAAGCCGTCGAGAGCTTCACCACCTGGCTGGATTAG
- a CDS encoding Tricarboxylate transport membrane protein TctA, with amino-acid sequence MDTVIKAFGLVFQFDVMVAIVASAFYGLTVGALPGLSATMATALLVPVTFYLSPIAAVATIITASAMAIFSGDIPGCLLRIPGTPASAAYTDEAYAMTRKGQAETALGICLWFSALGGIAGTLSLMLIAPLLAEMALSFSTYENFWLAMLGLMCSTLVARSSPIKAIAAMLLGLLITCIGIDNPGGVPRFTFGSTNLLGGIEVIPALVGVFALAEVMRSLTERDPPKIEHRRLGSILKGQWKLTKEYPKQQARGNIVGIIIGVLPGAGADMAAWVSYAMAKRFSKTPEKFGTGHPEGLIEAGASNNASLASGWVPALLFGIPGDTITAIAIGVLYMKGLNPGPTLFTSQAESMYALYIIFILGNIIMIPFGIVMIRLASKVVGAPRSAVMPVIMIFCAVGAFATAGNNLFAVWCVAFFGVFGFVMEKNGYPVAAMVLGIVMGTMVEQNFVTSLIKSDGSVLPFFDRPVSSVLAAMTFAALLWPVFSWTRDWLKGRSAVAA; translated from the coding sequence ATGGACACCGTCATCAAGGCCTTCGGGCTGGTCTTCCAATTCGACGTCATGGTCGCAATCGTCGCGTCGGCCTTCTACGGGCTGACGGTCGGCGCACTGCCCGGTCTCTCGGCCACCATGGCGACGGCGCTGTTGGTGCCGGTCACCTTCTATCTCTCGCCGATCGCGGCGGTGGCGACGATCATCACCGCCTCCGCCATGGCGATCTTTTCCGGCGACATTCCGGGCTGCCTGCTGCGCATCCCCGGCACGCCGGCCTCGGCCGCCTATACCGACGAAGCCTATGCGATGACGCGCAAGGGCCAGGCGGAGACGGCGCTCGGCATCTGCCTGTGGTTCTCGGCGCTGGGCGGCATCGCCGGCACGCTTTCGCTGATGCTGATCGCGCCGCTTCTGGCCGAGATGGCCCTGTCCTTCTCGACTTACGAGAATTTCTGGCTGGCCATGCTCGGCCTGATGTGCTCGACGTTGGTCGCCCGCTCCTCGCCGATCAAGGCGATCGCGGCGATGCTGCTCGGACTGCTGATCACCTGCATCGGCATCGACAATCCAGGCGGCGTGCCGCGCTTCACCTTCGGCTCGACCAACCTGCTCGGCGGCATCGAGGTCATCCCGGCGCTGGTCGGCGTCTTCGCGCTGGCCGAAGTGATGCGCTCGCTGACCGAGCGCGACCCGCCGAAGATCGAACACCGCCGCCTCGGCTCGATCCTGAAGGGGCAGTGGAAACTCACCAAGGAATACCCGAAGCAGCAGGCGCGCGGGAACATCGTCGGCATCATCATCGGCGTGCTGCCCGGTGCCGGCGCCGACATGGCGGCCTGGGTCAGCTACGCCATGGCCAAGCGCTTCTCGAAGACGCCGGAGAAATTCGGTACCGGCCATCCGGAAGGGCTGATCGAGGCCGGCGCCTCCAACAACGCCTCGCTCGCCTCGGGCTGGGTGCCGGCGCTGCTCTTCGGCATCCCCGGCGACACGATCACCGCGATCGCGATCGGCGTGCTCTACATGAAGGGGCTGAACCCAGGGCCGACGCTGTTCACCAGCCAGGCCGAGAGCATGTATGCGCTCTACATCATCTTCATCCTCGGCAACATCATCATGATCCCCTTCGGCATCGTGATGATCCGGCTGGCGAGCAAGGTCGTCGGCGCGCCGCGCTCGGCCGTGATGCCGGTGATCATGATCTTCTGCGCGGTCGGTGCTTTCGCCACGGCAGGCAACAACCTGTTCGCGGTCTGGTGCGTCGCCTTCTTCGGCGTGTTCGGCTTCGTGATGGAGAAGAACGGCTACCCGGTCGCGGCGATGGTGCTGGGCATCGTCATGGGCACGATGGTGGAGCAGAACTTCGTGACCTCGCTGATCAAGTCGGACGGCTCGGTTCTGCCCTTCTTCGACCGGCCGGTCTCGTCGGTGCTGGCGGCGATGACCTTCGCGGCATTGCTGTGGCCGGTCTTCTCCTGGACGCGCGACTGGCTGAAGGGGCGGAGCGCGGTGGCGGCTTGA
- a CDS encoding Enoyl-CoA hydratase: MSEVLSETVAAGVVQITMNRPDRKNALDRASYSGLIAAIATAEADASVRAILLTGAGGTFTSGNDIKDFAMAAAAGEGPRVAIDFLEVISTAKKPIVAAVEGFAVGIGTTMLLHCDLAFAARSATFRLPFVTLGLCPEGGSSYLLPLVAGSKKAAELLMLGEAFNAETAAAAGLVNAVVEDGTALEAGLAKAKALAALPPESLALTKMLLKRGSAQSVAETIATEAKHFGERLKSPEAMAAFMAFLKK, from the coding sequence ATGAGCGAAGTGCTGAGCGAAACCGTCGCGGCTGGCGTGGTGCAGATCACCATGAACCGGCCCGACCGCAAGAATGCGCTCGACCGGGCGAGCTATTCCGGACTGATCGCCGCCATCGCCACCGCCGAGGCCGATGCCTCCGTCCGCGCCATCCTGCTGACCGGGGCCGGCGGCACCTTCACCAGCGGCAACGACATCAAGGATTTCGCCATGGCCGCCGCGGCCGGCGAGGGCCCGCGCGTCGCCATCGATTTCCTGGAAGTGATCTCGACCGCGAAGAAGCCGATCGTCGCGGCGGTCGAGGGCTTCGCGGTCGGCATCGGCACGACGATGCTGCTGCATTGCGACCTTGCCTTCGCGGCCCGCTCCGCCACCTTCCGCCTACCCTTCGTCACGCTCGGCCTCTGCCCCGAGGGCGGATCGAGTTATCTGCTGCCGCTTGTCGCCGGCTCGAAGAAGGCGGCTGAATTGCTGATGCTGGGCGAGGCCTTTAACGCCGAGACGGCCGCGGCGGCCGGGCTCGTCAATGCCGTGGTCGAGGACGGCACGGCGCTGGAAGCCGGCCTCGCCAAGGCCAAGGCGCTGGCAGCGCTGCCGCCGGAATCGTTGGCCCTAACCAAGATGCTGCTGAAGCGCGGCTCGGCCCAGTCCGTGGCCGAGACCATCGCGACCGAGGCGAAGCATTTCGGCGAGCGCCTGAAATCGCCGGAGGCGATGGCCGCCTTCATGGCGTTTTTGAAGAAGTAG
- a CDS encoding Enoyl-CoA hydratase, whose amino-acid sequence MTKVQLEVRGRVAVATIDNPPVNALGAAVREGLAAAIEKANVDAAVVAIVIASAGKAFIAGADISEFGKPPAPPLLPDLLDAIEASAKPVVAAIQGVALGGGLEVALACHGRVALPAAKLGLPEIKLGLIPGAGGTQRLPRLIGAAKAFPMMLSGEPVSAGKALEYGLFDEVVSSDVVAAAIRLAEALAAEGRRPATSATTGELTEADREAFEALAKDAVKKAEGMPNVPALVEAVRASFTLPFAEGVAVERKLFLSLLVDERSKALRHVFFAEREVAKVPGIGPEVKPREIASAAVIGAGTMGGGIAMCFANAGIPVTLIETAQAALDNGVNRIAAIYDISVSRGSLTPEAKAGRMALIKPAVGLAAAAGADIVIEAAFEEMGVKQQIFGELDRVAKPGAILASNTSYLDVPTIAAATKRPQDVIGMHFFSPANVMKLLEVVRPKGVADDAVATAVALGRKLGKVPVVVGNGFGFVGNRMLEQRTRAAERLLVAGALPHEVDAALVGFGFKMGPFAMADLAGNDIGWRSRKARGLKAAVADAICEAGWFGQKTGRGYYLYPQGARAGQRCPEVEALIARISAEQGVTRRAFTQEEILARLLDPMVNEGARILEEGIAARPGDIDIVWINGYNWPAWRGGPMFWADSVGLDVIVKRLEAQAAEIGDKALQPAPLLKRLAAEGKGFASLKG is encoded by the coding sequence ATGACGAAGGTTCAGCTTGAGGTGCGCGGCCGGGTCGCGGTCGCCACGATCGACAATCCCCCGGTCAATGCGCTCGGCGCCGCGGTGCGTGAGGGACTGGCGGCGGCGATCGAGAAGGCCAACGTTGACGCTGCCGTCGTCGCGATCGTCATCGCCTCCGCCGGCAAGGCCTTCATCGCCGGGGCCGATATCAGCGAGTTCGGCAAGCCGCCGGCCCCGCCGCTGCTGCCCGACCTGCTCGATGCGATCGAGGCTTCGGCCAAGCCCGTCGTCGCGGCGATCCAGGGCGTGGCGCTCGGCGGTGGGCTGGAAGTGGCGCTCGCCTGCCATGGCCGCGTCGCGCTGCCGGCCGCGAAGCTCGGCCTGCCCGAGATCAAGCTCGGGCTCATCCCCGGTGCCGGTGGCACGCAGCGCCTGCCGCGCCTGATCGGGGCGGCCAAGGCCTTCCCGATGATGCTCTCGGGCGAGCCGGTCTCGGCCGGCAAGGCACTTGAATATGGGCTCTTCGACGAGGTCGTCTCCAGTGATGTCGTGGCCGCCGCGATCCGGCTGGCCGAGGCGTTGGCGGCGGAGGGGCGCCGCCCGGCGACGAGCGCGACGACCGGCGAATTGACCGAGGCCGACCGCGAGGCTTTCGAGGCGCTGGCCAAGGATGCCGTGAAAAAGGCCGAGGGCATGCCGAACGTGCCGGCGCTGGTCGAGGCCGTGCGCGCGAGCTTCACGCTGCCTTTCGCTGAAGGAGTGGCCGTCGAGCGCAAGCTCTTCCTGTCGCTGCTCGTCGATGAGCGTTCGAAGGCGCTGCGTCATGTCTTCTTCGCCGAGCGTGAGGTCGCGAAGGTGCCGGGCATCGGGCCGGAGGTGAAGCCGCGCGAGATCGCCAGCGCCGCCGTGATCGGGGCCGGCACGATGGGTGGCGGCATCGCGATGTGCTTCGCCAATGCCGGCATCCCGGTGACGCTGATCGAGACGGCGCAGGCGGCGCTCGACAACGGCGTCAACCGCATCGCCGCGATCTACGACATCTCGGTCTCGCGTGGCTCGCTGACGCCGGAGGCGAAGGCCGGGCGCATGGCGCTGATCAAGCCGGCCGTCGGCCTCGCGGCTGCGGCCGGGGCCGATATCGTGATCGAGGCTGCCTTCGAGGAGATGGGGGTCAAGCAGCAGATCTTCGGCGAGCTCGACCGCGTCGCCAAGCCCGGCGCGATCCTCGCCAGCAACACCTCCTATCTCGACGTGCCCACGATCGCGGCGGCAACGAAGCGGCCGCAGGACGTGATCGGCATGCATTTCTTCAGCCCGGCCAATGTCATGAAGCTGCTGGAGGTGGTGCGGCCGAAGGGCGTGGCGGACGACGCGGTCGCGACCGCCGTCGCGCTCGGGCGCAAGCTCGGCAAGGTGCCGGTCGTGGTCGGCAACGGCTTCGGCTTCGTCGGCAACCGCATGCTGGAGCAGCGCACCCGCGCCGCCGAGCGTCTGCTGGTCGCCGGTGCCCTGCCGCATGAGGTCGATGCGGCGCTGGTCGGCTTCGGCTTCAAGATGGGCCCCTTCGCCATGGCCGATCTCGCCGGCAACGACATTGGCTGGCGCTCGCGCAAGGCGCGCGGCCTGAAGGCCGCTGTGGCGGATGCGATCTGCGAGGCCGGCTGGTTCGGCCAGAAGACCGGGCGCGGCTACTATCTCTATCCGCAGGGTGCGCGCGCCGGGCAGCGCTGCCCCGAGGTGGAGGCGCTGATTGCCCGCATCTCGGCCGAGCAGGGCGTGACGCGGCGCGCTTTCACGCAGGAGGAGATCCTGGCCCGCCTGCTCGATCCGATGGTCAACGAGGGCGCGCGCATCCTCGAAGAGGGCATCGCGGCACGGCCGGGCGACATCGATATCGTCTGGATCAACGGCTATAACTGGCCGGCGTGGCGCGGCGGCCCGATGTTCTGGGCCGACAGCGTCGGGCTCGACGTCATCGTGAAGCGGCTGGAGGCGCAAGCCGCCGAGATCGGCGACAAGGCGCTGCAGCCAGCGCCGCTTCTGAAGCGCCTCGCCGCCGAGGGCAAGGGCTTTGCGAGCCTGAAGGGCTGA
- a CDS encoding Secreted protein yields MTDFIDRRTVLKGAAAAGAASLIAAPAIAQANYPSRPITMICPWGAGGGTDATARIVAQLLEKDLGQPVNVVNRTGGSGVVGHSAIATAAPDGYNIGMLTVEIAMMHHQGLTDLKSTSYTSLALMNEDPPGVQVSTAGPYKDIKTLADAIKAAPPGKLKASGTGQGGIWHLALIGWLVAMGLKPDHVAWVPSNGAAPGMQDLAAGGVDIVTCSVPEARAMIDAGKAKSLAIMASARNPQFKDVPTLNETLGINYSIGAWRGIGAPKGLPPEIAAKLTAALKKAFDSKDYQDFMNSRGFGMKFADGPGFAAFMAASDTSMASAMKAAGLAKG; encoded by the coding sequence ATGACCGATTTCATCGACAGGCGAACTGTGCTCAAGGGCGCCGCCGCGGCCGGCGCGGCGAGCCTGATTGCGGCGCCTGCCATCGCGCAGGCCAATTATCCCTCGCGGCCGATCACCATGATCTGCCCTTGGGGGGCGGGCGGCGGTACGGACGCCACGGCGCGCATCGTGGCGCAGCTTCTGGAGAAGGACCTTGGCCAGCCGGTCAACGTCGTCAACCGCACCGGCGGCTCGGGCGTGGTTGGCCATTCCGCCATCGCGACGGCGGCGCCGGACGGCTACAATATCGGCATGCTGACGGTCGAGATCGCCATGATGCATCATCAGGGCCTGACCGATCTCAAATCGACGAGCTACACCTCGCTCGCGCTGATGAACGAGGATCCCCCGGGCGTGCAGGTCTCGACCGCCGGCCCTTACAAGGACATCAAGACACTGGCGGACGCCATCAAGGCGGCGCCTCCCGGCAAGCTTAAGGCGTCCGGCACCGGACAGGGCGGTATCTGGCATCTCGCCCTGATCGGCTGGCTCGTCGCCATGGGGCTGAAGCCGGATCATGTCGCCTGGGTGCCGTCGAACGGCGCGGCGCCCGGCATGCAGGATCTGGCGGCTGGCGGCGTCGACATCGTGACCTGCTCTGTGCCCGAGGCGCGGGCGATGATCGACGCGGGCAAGGCCAAGTCGCTGGCGATCATGGCGAGCGCGCGCAACCCGCAGTTCAAGGACGTGCCGACGCTGAACGAGACGCTCGGCATCAATTATTCGATCGGCGCCTGGCGCGGCATCGGTGCGCCGAAGGGCCTGCCGCCGGAGATCGCGGCGAAGCTGACGGCGGCGCTGAAGAAGGCCTTCGACTCGAAGGACTACCAGGACTTCATGAACTCCCGCGGCTTCGGCATGAAGTTCGCGGACGGCCCGGGCTTCGCTGCCTTTATGGCCGCGAGCGACACCTCCATGGCCTCCGCCATGAAGGCGGCCGGTCTCGCCAAGGGCTGA
- a CDS encoding ABC transporter: protein MASGLFALLDDVAGIAKVAAASVDDVVAQAGKAGAKAAGVVIDDAAVTPRYAVGFAASRELPIIWRIALGSLRNKILFLLPGALILALVAPWAITPLLMAGGAYLCFEGAEKVLELVLPHGAHGDAAAGEGASDPAALEQQKIAGAIKTDFILSAEIMAITLAGVSDQSFWMKAAVLAIVGIGITVAVYGVVALIVKADDAGVALAANPRPATSLLGLRSLGPGEPGGIDRGLRWLTQPLGRGLVRGMPGFLSLLGAVGTAAMLWVGGGIIIHGLEGYGLAGLGHGVHDLAVAAGRALPPAVAGVGEWLVGAALAAVFGLVVGGIAIVAMHWLVGPVLKLFRKGAGKPVPDGRHGS from the coding sequence TTGGCTTCAGGACTGTTCGCGCTGCTCGACGACGTCGCCGGCATCGCCAAGGTCGCGGCGGCGTCGGTCGACGATGTCGTGGCGCAGGCCGGCAAGGCCGGCGCGAAGGCGGCAGGCGTCGTGATCGACGATGCGGCGGTGACGCCGCGCTACGCCGTTGGCTTCGCAGCCTCGCGCGAGCTGCCGATCATCTGGCGCATTGCGCTCGGCTCTTTGCGCAACAAGATTCTCTTCCTGCTGCCGGGGGCGCTGATCCTCGCTCTGGTCGCGCCCTGGGCGATCACGCCGCTCCTGATGGCCGGCGGCGCCTATCTCTGCTTCGAGGGGGCCGAGAAGGTGCTGGAGCTGGTGCTGCCGCACGGCGCGCATGGCGACGCCGCGGCCGGCGAGGGTGCGAGCGATCCGGCGGCGCTCGAACAGCAGAAGATCGCGGGCGCGATCAAGACCGACTTCATCCTCTCGGCCGAGATCATGGCGATTACGCTCGCCGGAGTTTCTGACCAGTCCTTCTGGATGAAGGCGGCGGTGCTGGCCATCGTCGGCATCGGCATCACCGTGGCCGTTTACGGCGTCGTCGCTCTGATCGTGAAGGCGGACGATGCCGGCGTGGCGCTCGCCGCCAATCCGCGCCCGGCGACGAGCCTGCTGGGCCTGAGGTCGTTGGGGCCGGGCGAACCGGGCGGAATCGATCGTGGACTGCGCTGGCTGACGCAGCCGCTCGGGCGTGGGCTCGTGCGCGGCATGCCCGGTTTCCTCAGCCTGCTCGGCGCTGTCGGCACGGCGGCGATGCTCTGGGTCGGCGGCGGCATCATCATCCACGGGCTGGAAGGCTATGGCCTCGCCGGCCTCGGCCATGGCGTCCATGACCTTGCCGTAGCCGCCGGCCGGGCGCTTCCGCCGGCTGTCGCCGGTGTCGGCGAATGGCTGGTCGGGGCGGCGCTGGCGGCGGTTTTCGGGCTCGTCGTCGGCGGCATCGCCATCGTCGCGATGCACTGGCTGGTTGGGCCGGTGTTGAAGCTCTTCCGGAAGGGCGCCGGCAAGCCCGTGCCTGATGGCCGGCATGGTTCATAA
- a CDS encoding putative tricarboxylic transport membrane protein (Evidence 3 : Putative function from multiple computational evidences) yields the protein MQLSDRISGSAIAALGAVAFFYGSKLPPVPGQQVGPSAFPMVVGAGLALCGGLIVFGIGRHFEEVAEADVVSHATPEELEPVPAWRNWLALLPPALLAFYALVSETLGFLPTTAMMVLICSLAFGAKPKLAVPLAIIAPFAINLIFLKLLRVPLPGGILPFPW from the coding sequence TTGCAACTGTCCGACCGTATTTCCGGCTCCGCCATCGCCGCGCTGGGGGCCGTCGCGTTTTTCTACGGCTCGAAGCTGCCGCCCGTTCCGGGCCAGCAGGTCGGCCCCTCCGCCTTTCCGATGGTCGTCGGTGCCGGGCTGGCCCTCTGCGGCGGGCTGATCGTCTTCGGGATCGGCCGCCATTTCGAGGAGGTCGCCGAGGCCGACGTCGTGAGCCATGCGACGCCTGAGGAGCTTGAGCCGGTGCCGGCCTGGCGCAACTGGCTGGCGCTGCTTCCGCCGGCGCTGCTGGCCTTCTACGCGCTGGTCTCGGAGACGCTCGGCTTCCTGCCGACGACGGCGATGATGGTGCTGATCTGCAGCCTCGCCTTCGGAGCCAAGCCGAAGCTTGCAGTGCCGCTCGCGATCATCGCCCCCTTCGCGATCAACCTGATCTTCCTGAAGCTGCTGCGCGTGCCGCTGCCCGGCGGCATCCTGCCCTTCCCCTGGTGA